AGTGGGAGTTGCAGAAAGAACATCGAAGGTTATAGAAATACAATGAATGACTTAAATACCCTGGGCATTATTGATTTTCAGAGAGATACTATATACTTCAGAACCTCTTTTGTTACAAGTCTCGAAGAGCTAGGGTCAATAGAAAAGGCAATTGAATCTCAAATCAAGCAAAACGCATTCGTGGTTTCAATTATCGAGATTGTGTTGAATGGCACTGCTGATCCTCAGTTGATTTATGGTTTGTTAAAGAGAAAACACGATTTAAACTGGTCTCAATCATCAATTAAAAGGAATGTTTGCACGGCATTAAGATGGGTGAATTTCTACGGCATACTATGAATTTGTTTGGTTACTGAATTAGAACAGTGGCTGTCCTGCACTTCCAATGAAACGGTGGAAAAGGAGTATGCGATCCTGAGACACCTACTGGCTCATCCTGGTTGTTATAGACAATCTGATCATTACTGACCCATGGTGCGAGTGCTTTGATATAGTCTCTGGCATCGTCCAGGCTGTCTGACTTTGTATCCAGAGCCATCAGATTATCCATAACTTCAGTGGCATCGTTCAGGGGATAGACTTTGTCTTGGGCTGCCAAAGCCCGGCAGATGTCGCTGGTGCGGTCATCGAGGATAACCACGAGCTTGTAATACTTCGCTTGCGCTTTCTTGTATCCCTGCAATCTTCCAAACTCTCGTATCCGGAGAGCTGTATGCTCAGCCAATCCCTGCCAGTAGGCTTGGGACTTCTCACCAATATCACTAAACTGCTGTTTTAAGGTCTCAGTCAGCATTTCTTTAGTGTATCCCTGTTCTATGGCTTTGGATAGCACATCAGCGAAGTTTTGACGGATATCAGCATCAAAATGATTAC
The window above is part of the Candidatus Cloacimonadaceae bacterium genome. Proteins encoded here:
- a CDS encoding phage minor head protein produces the protein MQYYDQIMLEYYRVLNNAWKTEVKDAAYLAIQMLSDMPRSEKVSKTQIDKLMDIINTQLGDDFASQVNDPTKAYIDRCIRLGLRDTQVSAPVKTSIGLWGIEDQHLSSTIQKHQLFWLGNHFDADIRQNFADVLSKAIEQGYTKEMLTETLKQQFSDIGEKSQAYWQGLAEHTALRIREFGRLQGYKKAQAKYYKLVVILDDRTSDICRALAAQDKVYPLNDATEVMDNLMALDTKSDSLDDARDYIKALAPWVSNDQIVYNNQDEPVGVSGSHTPFPPFHWKCRTATVLIQ